One genomic segment of Accipiter gentilis chromosome 29, bAccGen1.1, whole genome shotgun sequence includes these proteins:
- the CEL gene encoding bile salt-activated lipase isoform X2 — translation MTSALSPTGHLGNKACRKTHFLAVNNSLLWELGVVYTEGGFVEGESKKLGLFGDYVDIFRGIPFAAPPKALEDPQPHPGWEGTLQAKEFKKRCIQMTLTQTDVRGSEDCLYLNIWIPQQRKHISTNLPVMIWIYGGAFLVGGSQGANFLNNYLYDGEEIAVRGNVIVVTINYRLGPLGFLSTGDANMPGNYGLKDQHMAIAWVKRNIKVFGGDPENITIFGESAGAVSVSLQMLSPKNKGLFKRAITQSGVGLCSWAIQNDPLSWAKKIAQHVGCPTDNTTALANCLRVSDPKAVTLAYHLQLTNLPSPLVHTLALTPVIDGDFLPDMPENLFANAADIDYIGGINNMDGHIFAGIDLPAINRPLVKITAQEVYHLVKGLTVDRGERGANATYNLYTQVWGDNPDQEVMKRTVVDLITDYIFLVPTQWALYLHLQNARSAKTYSYLFSQPSRMPVYPSWVGADHADDLQYVFGKPFATPLGYLPKHRTVSSAMIAYWTNFARTGDPNKGNSKVPIAWLPYSNDGSYYLEINNKINQDSVKQNLRSRYVNFWNTVYQSLPQVANISLTEELL, via the exons ATGACTTCAGCATTGAGCCCCACTGGCCATCTTGGAAATAAAGCCTGCAGGAAAACACACTTTCTGGCAGTGAATAATTCCCTTCTGTGGGAG CTGGGTGTGGTGTACACCGAGGGCGGTTTTGTGGAAGGCGAGAGTAAAAAACTGGGACTCTTTGGGGATTACGTCGACATCTTCAGAGGGATCCCCTTTGCTGCCCCTCCAAAGGCTCTGGAAGACCCCCAACCTCATCCTGGCTGGGAAG GAACACTGCAGGCAAAAGAATTCAAAAAACGCTGCATTCAGATGACACTTACACAAACTGATGTCCGTGGAAGCGAGGACTGTCTCTATCTGAACATCTGGATCCCTCAACAGAGGAAACATA TCTCTACCAACTTGCCAGTGATGATCTGGATCTACGGCGGCGCCTTCCTTGTAGGAGGGAGCCAGGGAGCCAATTTCCTCAATAACTACCTCTATGATGGCGAGGAGATTGCTGTGCGGGGCAACGTGATCGTGGTGACCATCAACTATCGCCTGGGGCCCCTAGGCTTCCTGAGCACCGGAGACGCAAACATGCCAG GGAACTATGGGCTGAAGGACCAGCACATGGCTATTGCCTGGGTGAAGAGGAATATCAAGGTCTTTGGGGGTGACCCAGAAAACATCACCATCTTTGGGGAATCAGCTGGTGCCGTCAGTGTCTCCCTGCAG ATGTTGTCCCCAAAGAACAAGGGCCTGTTCAAGAGAGCTATCACCCAGAGTGGTGTCGGTCTCTGCAGCTGGGCCATCCAGAATGACCCGCTCTCCTGGGCTAAAAAG ATTGCACAACATGTGGGCTGCCCCACAGACAACACCACCGCCTTGGCCAACTGCCTGCGCGTCTCTGACCCCAAAGCTGTGACACTGGCCTACCACCTGCAGCTGACCAACCTGCCCT ctccccTGGTTCACACACTTGCCCTCACTCCTGTCATCGATGGAGACTTCCTCCCAGACATGCCAGAGAACCTCTTTGCCAACGCTGCTGACATTGACTACATTGGTGGGATCAATAACATGGATGGACACATCTTCGCTGGCATTGATTTGCCTGCTATCAATCGCCCATTGGTGAAAATCACTGC GCAAGAGGTCTATCATTTGGTCAAAGGACTTACTGTGGACAGGGGCGAGCGTGGAGCCAACGCGACATACAACCTCTACACGCAAGTGTGGGGTGACAACCCGGACCAGGAGGTCATGAAGAGGACAGTGGTGGACCTGATTACTGACTACATTTTCCTGGTTCCCACACAGTGGGCACTGTATCTGCACCTGCAGAATGCCCG GAGTGCCAAGACATACAGCTACTTGTTCTCCCAGCCATCCCGAATGCCTGTCTACCCAAGCTGGGTAGGGGCAGACCATGCTGATGACCTGCAGTACGTGTTTGGGAAACCCTTTGCCACCCCTCTGGGCTACCTGCCCAAGCACAGGACTGTCTCAAGTGCCATGATTGCTTACTGGACCAACTTTGCCAGGACAGG TGATCCCAACAAAGGGAATTCAAAGGTGCCCATTGCCTGGCTGCCCTACAGCAATGACGGCAGTTACTACCTGGAAATCAACAACAAGATAAACCAGGACTCTGTGAAGCAGAATCTGAGATCCCGCTACGTGAACTTCTGGAACACAGTCTATCAGAGTCTGCCGCAGGTTGCCAACATCTCCCTGACTGAGGAGCTGCTGTGa
- the GFI1B gene encoding zinc finger protein Gfi-1b isoform X2 has protein sequence MPRSFLVKSKKAHTYHQHRFVEDDLPILMWDPITSPFTAIGDKTPEDTKKQDLECGVPKQEKDPSELKEESVPVQYLSRMLPGPSAQEMAIPGLQIKDCSNTTSTPTFYKTGFSWDAFHLPYSYRQMSSTMQSALLEHPVSLYGSHLLPSTEPPLDYSMHYSSDMETYHCVKCNKVFSTPHGLEVHVRRSHSGTRPFACEVCGKTFGHAVSLEQHTNIHSQERSFECKMCGKTFKRSSTLSTHLLIHSDTRPYPCQYCGKRFHQKSDMKKHTYIHTGEKPHKCQVCGKAFSQSSNLITHSRKHTGFKPFSCELCAKGFQRKVDLRRHRETQHSLK, from the exons ATGCCACGTTCTTTTTTGGTGAAGAGCAAAAAGGCTCATACCTATCATCAGCACCGCTTTGTGGAAGATGACCTGCCTATACTCATGTGGGATCCAATAACCTCTCCCTTCACTG CCATAGGAGACAAGACACCAGAGGATACCAAGAAACAGGACCTAGAATGCGGGGttccaaaacaagaaaaggacCCGTCTGAACTGAAGGAAGAAAGTGTCCCTGTCCAGTACCTAAGCAGGATGCTGCCAGGCCCTTCAGCTCAAG AGATGGCCATCCCAGGTCTGCAGATCAAAGACTGCAGTAACACGACAAGCACCCCTACCTTCTACAAAACCGGCTTTTCTTGGGATGCTTTCCATTTGCCATACAGCTACCGACAGATGTCTTCCACCATGCAGTCAGCCCTCTTAGAGCACCCAGTTAGCCTGTATGGAAGCCACCTCCTGCCAAGCACCGAGCCCCCTCTGGATTACAGCATGCATTACTCCTCGGACATGGAGACCTACCACTGTGTGAAGTGCAACAAG gtaTTCTCCACTCCCCATGGACTGGAGGTCCATGTCCGAAGGTCTCACAGTGGGACCCGACCTTTTGCTTGTGAAGTATGCGGCAAAACCTTTGGACACGCTGTAAGCCTGGAGCAGCACACCAATATTCACTCCCAG GAAAGAAGTTTTGAGTGCAAGATGTGTGGGAAGACATTCAAACGTTCCTCCACCCTCTCCACTCATCTCCTGATCCATTCAGACACACGGCCCTATCCCTGCCAATACTGTGGCAAGCGCTTCCACCAGAAGTCGGATATGAAGAAACACACTTACATCCACACCG GGGAGAAGCCCCACAAATGCCAGGTATGTGGCAAAGCCTTCAGCCAGAGCTCCAACCTCATCACTCACAGCCGCAAGCACACAGGCTTCAAGCCCTTCAGCTGCGAGCTCTGTGCCAAGGGCTTCCAGCGCAAAGTGGATCTACGGAGGCACCGAGAGACCCAACACAGTCTCAAGTGA
- the CEL gene encoding bile salt-activated lipase isoform X1, with protein sequence MALTHSCTPRYIYICKPPCGNWLLRCALTMARWEILCFALCSYIGVAWAATLGVVYTEGGFVEGESKKLGLFGDYVDIFRGIPFAAPPKALEDPQPHPGWEGTLQAKEFKKRCIQMTLTQTDVRGSEDCLYLNIWIPQQRKHISTNLPVMIWIYGGAFLVGGSQGANFLNNYLYDGEEIAVRGNVIVVTINYRLGPLGFLSTGDANMPGNYGLKDQHMAIAWVKRNIKVFGGDPENITIFGESAGAVSVSLQMLSPKNKGLFKRAITQSGVGLCSWAIQNDPLSWAKKIAQHVGCPTDNTTALANCLRVSDPKAVTLAYHLQLTNLPSPLVHTLALTPVIDGDFLPDMPENLFANAADIDYIGGINNMDGHIFAGIDLPAINRPLVKITAQEVYHLVKGLTVDRGERGANATYNLYTQVWGDNPDQEVMKRTVVDLITDYIFLVPTQWALYLHLQNARSAKTYSYLFSQPSRMPVYPSWVGADHADDLQYVFGKPFATPLGYLPKHRTVSSAMIAYWTNFARTGDPNKGNSKVPIAWLPYSNDGSYYLEINNKINQDSVKQNLRSRYVNFWNTVYQSLPQVANISLTEELL encoded by the exons ATGGCATTGACACACAGCTGCACTcctagatatatatatatatgtaagccTCCATGTGGGAATTGGCTCCTCAGGTGTGCACTCACCATGGCTCGCTGGGAGATCCTGTGCTTTGCCTTGTGCTCCTACATCGGGGTAGCATGGGCTGCAACC CTGGGTGTGGTGTACACCGAGGGCGGTTTTGTGGAAGGCGAGAGTAAAAAACTGGGACTCTTTGGGGATTACGTCGACATCTTCAGAGGGATCCCCTTTGCTGCCCCTCCAAAGGCTCTGGAAGACCCCCAACCTCATCCTGGCTGGGAAG GAACACTGCAGGCAAAAGAATTCAAAAAACGCTGCATTCAGATGACACTTACACAAACTGATGTCCGTGGAAGCGAGGACTGTCTCTATCTGAACATCTGGATCCCTCAACAGAGGAAACATA TCTCTACCAACTTGCCAGTGATGATCTGGATCTACGGCGGCGCCTTCCTTGTAGGAGGGAGCCAGGGAGCCAATTTCCTCAATAACTACCTCTATGATGGCGAGGAGATTGCTGTGCGGGGCAACGTGATCGTGGTGACCATCAACTATCGCCTGGGGCCCCTAGGCTTCCTGAGCACCGGAGACGCAAACATGCCAG GGAACTATGGGCTGAAGGACCAGCACATGGCTATTGCCTGGGTGAAGAGGAATATCAAGGTCTTTGGGGGTGACCCAGAAAACATCACCATCTTTGGGGAATCAGCTGGTGCCGTCAGTGTCTCCCTGCAG ATGTTGTCCCCAAAGAACAAGGGCCTGTTCAAGAGAGCTATCACCCAGAGTGGTGTCGGTCTCTGCAGCTGGGCCATCCAGAATGACCCGCTCTCCTGGGCTAAAAAG ATTGCACAACATGTGGGCTGCCCCACAGACAACACCACCGCCTTGGCCAACTGCCTGCGCGTCTCTGACCCCAAAGCTGTGACACTGGCCTACCACCTGCAGCTGACCAACCTGCCCT ctccccTGGTTCACACACTTGCCCTCACTCCTGTCATCGATGGAGACTTCCTCCCAGACATGCCAGAGAACCTCTTTGCCAACGCTGCTGACATTGACTACATTGGTGGGATCAATAACATGGATGGACACATCTTCGCTGGCATTGATTTGCCTGCTATCAATCGCCCATTGGTGAAAATCACTGC GCAAGAGGTCTATCATTTGGTCAAAGGACTTACTGTGGACAGGGGCGAGCGTGGAGCCAACGCGACATACAACCTCTACACGCAAGTGTGGGGTGACAACCCGGACCAGGAGGTCATGAAGAGGACAGTGGTGGACCTGATTACTGACTACATTTTCCTGGTTCCCACACAGTGGGCACTGTATCTGCACCTGCAGAATGCCCG GAGTGCCAAGACATACAGCTACTTGTTCTCCCAGCCATCCCGAATGCCTGTCTACCCAAGCTGGGTAGGGGCAGACCATGCTGATGACCTGCAGTACGTGTTTGGGAAACCCTTTGCCACCCCTCTGGGCTACCTGCCCAAGCACAGGACTGTCTCAAGTGCCATGATTGCTTACTGGACCAACTTTGCCAGGACAGG TGATCCCAACAAAGGGAATTCAAAGGTGCCCATTGCCTGGCTGCCCTACAGCAATGACGGCAGTTACTACCTGGAAATCAACAACAAGATAAACCAGGACTCTGTGAAGCAGAATCTGAGATCCCGCTACGTGAACTTCTGGAACACAGTCTATCAGAGTCTGCCGCAGGTTGCCAACATCTCCCTGACTGAGGAGCTGCTGTGa
- the GFI1B gene encoding zinc finger protein Gfi-1b isoform X1, with protein MRNYPPNHRDLPAVFLCFCPGSEWKMPRSFLVKSKKAHTYHQHRFVEDDLPILMWDPITSPFTAIGDKTPEDTKKQDLECGVPKQEKDPSELKEESVPVQYLSRMLPGPSAQEMAIPGLQIKDCSNTTSTPTFYKTGFSWDAFHLPYSYRQMSSTMQSALLEHPVSLYGSHLLPSTEPPLDYSMHYSSDMETYHCVKCNKVFSTPHGLEVHVRRSHSGTRPFACEVCGKTFGHAVSLEQHTNIHSQERSFECKMCGKTFKRSSTLSTHLLIHSDTRPYPCQYCGKRFHQKSDMKKHTYIHTGEKPHKCQVCGKAFSQSSNLITHSRKHTGFKPFSCELCAKGFQRKVDLRRHRETQHSLK; from the exons ATGAGAAATTACCCCCCAAACCACAGAGATTTACctgctgtttttctgtgtttctgcccAGGCAGTGAATGGAAAATGCCACGTTCTTTTTTGGTGAAGAGCAAAAAGGCTCATACCTATCATCAGCACCGCTTTGTGGAAGATGACCTGCCTATACTCATGTGGGATCCAATAACCTCTCCCTTCACTG CCATAGGAGACAAGACACCAGAGGATACCAAGAAACAGGACCTAGAATGCGGGGttccaaaacaagaaaaggacCCGTCTGAACTGAAGGAAGAAAGTGTCCCTGTCCAGTACCTAAGCAGGATGCTGCCAGGCCCTTCAGCTCAAG AGATGGCCATCCCAGGTCTGCAGATCAAAGACTGCAGTAACACGACAAGCACCCCTACCTTCTACAAAACCGGCTTTTCTTGGGATGCTTTCCATTTGCCATACAGCTACCGACAGATGTCTTCCACCATGCAGTCAGCCCTCTTAGAGCACCCAGTTAGCCTGTATGGAAGCCACCTCCTGCCAAGCACCGAGCCCCCTCTGGATTACAGCATGCATTACTCCTCGGACATGGAGACCTACCACTGTGTGAAGTGCAACAAG gtaTTCTCCACTCCCCATGGACTGGAGGTCCATGTCCGAAGGTCTCACAGTGGGACCCGACCTTTTGCTTGTGAAGTATGCGGCAAAACCTTTGGACACGCTGTAAGCCTGGAGCAGCACACCAATATTCACTCCCAG GAAAGAAGTTTTGAGTGCAAGATGTGTGGGAAGACATTCAAACGTTCCTCCACCCTCTCCACTCATCTCCTGATCCATTCAGACACACGGCCCTATCCCTGCCAATACTGTGGCAAGCGCTTCCACCAGAAGTCGGATATGAAGAAACACACTTACATCCACACCG GGGAGAAGCCCCACAAATGCCAGGTATGTGGCAAAGCCTTCAGCCAGAGCTCCAACCTCATCACTCACAGCCGCAAGCACACAGGCTTCAAGCCCTTCAGCTGCGAGCTCTGTGCCAAGGGCTTCCAGCGCAAAGTGGATCTACGGAGGCACCGAGAGACCCAACACAGTCTCAAGTGA